From a region of the Campylobacteraceae bacterium genome:
- a CDS encoding radical SAM protein → MIEYNMPLYRPPAEANSFILQVTLGCSYNKCSFCTMYENKEYKVRKLEDILDEIEVMARLKPDTKRVFLADGDVLNVDAVHILKILDALLLNFPKLQRVSAYASAFNLVKKTNEELLLLKEKKLSLVYYGIESGDFELLKAIDKSIKPTKMIEGLNKASAAGLKISAMVILGLGGKSRSKEHIHNTAALINACKITYLSTLELGFEKNRKDLFYKRFEKKLGEFTFLTQEEMLKEQVLLISLINPPKAVIFRSNHASNTFALKGVLPKDKLRLMDELKFVLKNYDLSSTKMSFE, encoded by the coding sequence ATGATTGAATATAATATGCCTTTATACAGACCCCCAGCAGAAGCTAATTCTTTTATTTTACAAGTAACCTTAGGCTGTTCTTATAACAAATGCTCTTTTTGTACGATGTACGAAAATAAAGAGTATAAGGTGCGAAAACTGGAAGATATTCTAGATGAAATAGAAGTAATGGCAAGACTTAAACCAGATACTAAAAGAGTTTTTTTAGCAGATGGGGATGTACTAAATGTGGATGCTGTACATATTTTAAAAATTTTAGATGCTTTGCTTCTTAATTTTCCTAAACTACAGCGTGTATCTGCTTATGCTTCTGCTTTTAATTTAGTAAAAAAAACCAATGAAGAATTACTTTTATTAAAAGAAAAAAAACTTTCACTTGTTTATTATGGTATTGAGAGCGGAGATTTTGAATTATTAAAAGCCATTGATAAAAGTATAAAACCTACAAAAATGATTGAAGGTTTAAATAAAGCAAGTGCTGCGGGACTTAAAATATCAGCTATGGTGATTTTAGGTTTGGGAGGAAAAAGCAGAAGTAAAGAACATATACATAATACAGCTGCTTTAATCAATGCGTGTAAAATAACGTACTTATCTACGCTTGAACTTGGTTTTGAAAAAAACAGAAAAGACTTATTTTATAAACGATTTGAAAAAAAACTGGGGGAATTTACTTTTTTAACCCAAGAAGAAATGTTAAAAGAACAAGTTTTGTTAATATCCTTAATAAATCCCCCAAAAGCAGTTATTTTTAGATCCAACCATGCTTCCAATACCTTTGCATTAAAAGGTGTTTTACCCAAAGATAAATTGCGTTTAATGGATGAGTTAAAATTTGTTTTAAAGAATTATGATTTATCAAGTACAAAAATGAGTTTTGAATAA
- the xth gene encoding exodeoxyribonuclease III has product MANKTYKFISWNVNGIRAVDKKEALKWVDEDDIHLLGVQETKSQIEQIPSSIFEKEYKNLVGSQSAIKGRSGTALFTDIELSFQGNCPDVDVLDEGRINEVHFTLGDKDIAFFNVYFPNGQSKDERLVYKMEFYDRFLNYCENLKKEGKSIIVCGDVNTAHTAIDLARPKANEKISGFLPMEREWMDKFIACGYIDTFRHIKGNEPDHYSWWSYRANARANNVGWRIDYFYVSDDLKDNISDAYILSDVMGSDHCPIVLEIKL; this is encoded by the coding sequence ATGGCAAATAAAACATATAAATTTATATCATGGAATGTAAATGGTATTAGAGCAGTTGATAAAAAAGAAGCCTTAAAATGGGTTGATGAAGACGATATTCATTTATTAGGTGTTCAAGAAACTAAATCTCAAATTGAGCAAATTCCTTCTTCTATTTTTGAAAAAGAGTATAAGAATTTAGTAGGTAGCCAATCGGCTATTAAAGGAAGAAGTGGAACAGCACTTTTTACAGATATTGAATTAAGTTTTCAAGGAAATTGTCCAGATGTTGATGTATTGGATGAAGGCCGTATTAATGAAGTACATTTTACACTTGGAGATAAAGATATTGCATTTTTTAATGTCTATTTTCCAAATGGTCAAAGCAAAGATGAAAGACTTGTATACAAGATGGAATTTTATGACAGATTTTTAAACTATTGTGAGAATCTTAAAAAAGAAGGTAAATCAATTATTGTATGTGGAGATGTTAATACAGCTCACACTGCAATAGATTTAGCACGTCCAAAAGCCAATGAGAAAATATCTGGATTTTTACCAATGGAGCGAGAGTGGATGGATAAATTCATAGCTTGTGGATATATTGATACCTTTAGACATATTAAAGGCAATGAACCTGATCATTATTCATGGTGGTCTTACAGAGCAAATGCACGTGCGAATAATGTAGGATGGAGAATTGATTACTTTTATGTTAGTGATGATTTAAAAGATAATATTTCTGATGCTTATATTTTAAGTGACGTAATGGGAAGTGATCACTGCCCTATTGTATTAGAAATTAAACTTTAA
- a CDS encoding TSUP family transporter: MYEELILGLLTFFTSTVAGIVGIGGGMMLVAILPSFLPLNALIPVHGLTQMSSNLSRAVFGYKDIRTEVIPKFLLGSFCGISVFASIIYYISLEYVPLFIGVYILLSLWSDKFNEKIKRYESYFLAGFFQTGLSIIVGATGPLTMTLLLKDYKEKDQVVATGAALMGITHSLKVFVFIFFGFVFSDYISILIAMIIGAVAGSYAGTQLRNKVNGKKFLLILKLLLSALAIKLIIGLLI; the protein is encoded by the coding sequence ATGTATGAAGAACTGATTTTAGGCTTATTGACTTTTTTTACTTCTACTGTTGCAGGTATTGTTGGTATTGGAGGAGGGATGATGTTAGTTGCGATTCTTCCTTCTTTTTTGCCTTTAAATGCTTTGATTCCTGTTCATGGTTTAACCCAAATGTCCAGTAATCTTTCTCGTGCTGTTTTTGGTTATAAAGATATTAGAACAGAAGTGATTCCTAAGTTCTTATTGGGCTCTTTTTGTGGAATATCTGTTTTTGCAAGTATTATTTATTATATCTCTTTAGAATATGTACCTTTATTTATAGGTGTTTATATATTATTGTCTTTGTGGTCAGATAAATTTAATGAAAAAATAAAACGTTATGAAAGCTATTTTTTAGCAGGATTTTTTCAAACAGGTTTGTCTATTATAGTAGGAGCTACGGGACCTTTGACTATGACTCTTTTATTAAAAGACTATAAAGAAAAAGACCAAGTAGTTGCAACAGGTGCAGCATTAATGGGAATAACTCATAGCTTAAAAGTATTTGTTTTTATTTTCTTTGGTTTTGTATTTTCTGATTATATTAGTATTTTAATAGCTATGATAATAGGCGCAGTAGCAGGTTCCTATGCAGGAACACAATTAAGAAATAAAGTAAATGGTAAAAAGTTTTTATTGATATTAAAACTTTTATTATCTGCACTTGCAATTAAATTAATTATAGGATTATTAATATGA
- a CDS encoding MFS transporter: protein MMKKLFSSKIALLYIMSISMIFSFSAWMSMLNNFIIEQASFDGSQVGILQSLREIPGFLAFTVILVLLIIAQQRLAYISMMLLGFGVFITGMFPSVLGLYLTTIIMSTGFHYLETINQSLSLQWLKKETAPIVLGKISAVKSFVGLIVFALIYVMMKFYSLEYKYVYAFFGAGTFILGILSWYMFEHFKDDIVQEKKLVLKKEYWLFYLLTFFAGARRQIFVVFAGFLLVEKFGVNIHNMVILLFINAVLNMYLAPKIGRFIVKYSERLTLRLEYIGLVLVFTSYAFVDNLYFACFLYVLDHLLFSMAIALKTYFQKIADPKDIASASAVSFTINHIAAVFLPALLGLIWLYSYSLVFIIGASIAIISVFLSYLIPKDPIKGFETTLCKKQN, encoded by the coding sequence ATGATGAAAAAACTTTTTAGCTCAAAAATAGCTCTTTTATATATTATGAGTATCTCAATGATATTTTCGTTTTCTGCTTGGATGAGTATGTTAAACAATTTTATTATTGAACAGGCTTCTTTTGACGGTTCCCAAGTAGGTATTTTACAGAGTTTAAGAGAAATTCCTGGCTTTTTGGCTTTTACTGTTATTTTAGTTCTTCTTATAATTGCTCAACAACGACTTGCTTATATATCTATGATGCTTTTAGGTTTTGGGGTTTTTATTACAGGAATGTTTCCTTCTGTTTTGGGTTTATACCTTACTACCATTATTATGTCAACAGGTTTTCATTATTTAGAAACAATAAATCAATCCTTGAGTTTGCAATGGTTAAAAAAGGAAACGGCACCTATTGTTTTAGGGAAAATATCAGCTGTAAAATCTTTTGTGGGTTTAATTGTTTTCGCTCTCATTTATGTAATGATGAAATTCTATTCTTTAGAATATAAATACGTATATGCTTTTTTTGGAGCAGGAACCTTTATTTTAGGTATTTTATCTTGGTATATGTTTGAACACTTTAAAGATGATATTGTTCAAGAAAAAAAACTCGTACTTAAAAAAGAGTATTGGTTGTTTTATTTATTGACTTTTTTTGCAGGCGCAAGAAGACAGATATTTGTTGTTTTTGCTGGGTTTTTATTGGTAGAAAAGTTTGGTGTGAATATTCATAATATGGTTATTCTGCTTTTTATAAATGCAGTACTTAATATGTACTTAGCACCAAAGATTGGAAGATTTATTGTTAAATACTCGGAGCGATTAACGCTAAGACTAGAATATATTGGTTTAGTACTTGTCTTTACTTCTTATGCTTTTGTGGATAATTTATATTTTGCTTGTTTTTTATATGTGCTTGATCATTTATTATTTTCAATGGCAATAGCATTAAAAACATATTTTCAAAAAATTGCAGATCCAAAAGATATTGCAAGTGCATCTGCTGTATCTTTTACTATTAATCATATAGCTGCTGTATTTTTACCTGCGCTACTTGGATTAATATGGTTATATTCTTATTCTTTGGTTTTTATTATAGGTGCAAGTATTGCAATTATCTCCGTTTTCCTTTCTTATTTAATACCAAAAGATCCAATAAAGGGTTTTGAAACCACCTTATGTAAAAAACAAAATTAA